Proteins encoded by one window of Streptomyces sp. NBC_01571:
- a CDS encoding ABC transporter substrate-binding protein, translating to MRSPGFRRTFVVFTASAFALTATACGSSDDDGSAGGKTRITVNCEPPKSAKVDRSFFEADVKAFEKANPDIDVVAHDAFPCQDPKTFDAKLAGGQMEDVFYTYFTDAKHVVDINQAADITSYVKDLKSYGTLQQQLRDIYTVDGKIYGVPRTGYSMGLIYNKALFTKAGLDPDKPPATWEEVRADAKKIAALGGGTVGYADYSAQNQGGWHFTAELYSQGGDVVTPDGKKSSIDTPEGKAVLQNLHDMRWADNSMGTKQLLVLNDVQQMMGSGKLGMYLSAPDNIPILVKEKGGNYKDLALAPMPGGKGTLVGGDGYMFNKKDSPAQIKAGLKWLEHMFLTPGKGFLGDYARAKQNNAPVGLPEPRLFTGAADAKDQEVKKANANVPVENYQGFLDGNQSLQMKIEPPQAQQIYSVLDGAVSAVLTKKDADVDQLLKDASGKIDSILARG from the coding sequence ATGAGAAGTCCCGGGTTCCGCCGTACCTTCGTCGTCTTCACGGCGTCCGCTTTCGCGCTCACCGCGACCGCCTGCGGTTCGAGTGACGACGACGGTTCCGCGGGTGGCAAGACCCGCATCACGGTCAACTGCGAGCCGCCCAAGAGCGCCAAGGTCGACCGCTCGTTCTTCGAGGCCGACGTCAAGGCCTTCGAGAAGGCCAACCCGGACATCGACGTCGTCGCCCATGACGCGTTCCCGTGTCAGGACCCCAAAACGTTCGACGCCAAGCTCGCCGGCGGCCAGATGGAGGACGTCTTCTACACGTACTTCACCGACGCCAAGCACGTGGTCGACATCAACCAGGCCGCCGACATCACGTCCTACGTCAAGGACCTCAAGAGCTACGGCACCCTCCAGCAACAGCTGCGCGACATCTACACCGTCGACGGCAAGATCTACGGCGTCCCGCGCACCGGGTACTCGATGGGCCTCATCTACAACAAGGCGCTCTTCACGAAGGCCGGCCTCGACCCCGACAAGCCCCCGGCCACCTGGGAAGAGGTGCGCGCGGACGCCAAGAAGATCGCGGCGCTCGGCGGCGGCACCGTCGGCTACGCCGACTACAGCGCCCAGAACCAGGGCGGCTGGCACTTCACGGCCGAGCTCTACTCGCAGGGCGGCGACGTCGTCACTCCGGACGGCAAGAAGTCCAGCATCGACACCCCCGAGGGCAAGGCCGTCCTGCAGAACCTGCACGACATGCGCTGGGCCGACAACTCCATGGGCACCAAGCAGCTTCTCGTCCTCAACGACGTCCAGCAGATGATGGGCTCCGGGAAGCTCGGCATGTACCTCTCCGCGCCCGACAACATCCCGATCCTGGTGAAGGAGAAGGGCGGCAACTACAAGGATCTCGCCCTCGCGCCCATGCCGGGCGGCAAGGGCACGCTCGTCGGCGGTGACGGCTACATGTTCAACAAGAAGGACTCCCCGGCGCAGATCAAGGCCGGCCTCAAGTGGCTCGAGCACATGTTCCTGACGCCCGGCAAGGGCTTCCTCGGTGACTACGCGCGCGCCAAGCAGAACAACGCCCCGGTCGGTCTGCCCGAGCCGCGTCTGTTCACCGGTGCCGCGGACGCCAAGGACCAGGAGGTCAAGAAGGCCAACGCGAACGTGCCGGTGGAGAACTACCAGGGCTTCCTCGACGGCAACCAGAGCCTGCAGATGAAGATCGAGCCGCCGCAGGCCCAGCAGATCTACTCCGTCCTCGACGGCGCGGTGTCCGCGGTCCTCACCAAGAAGGACGCCGACGTCGACCAGCTCCTCAAGGACGCCTCCGGCAAGATCGACTCCATCCTGGCCCGAGGCTGA
- a CDS encoding carbohydrate ABC transporter permease, protein MKTASKPPAAFPPAAVGAPEVPRSAGRRPGGPWRRRLADQSRAYAFLIGGVLCFALFSWYPAIRAVVIAFQKYTPGSGGEWVGTANFTRVFHDPEFTAAWRNTLTFTLLALLIGFAVPFVMALVLNELRHAKAFFRVVVYLPVMIPPVVSALLWKWFYDPGAGLANETLRFLHLPTSNWSNGADTALVSLVIVATWANLGGTVLIYLAALQSIPGELYEAAELDGASLLQRVRHVTIPQTRFIILMLMLLQIIATMQVFTEPFVITGGGPEDKTVTVLYLIYKYAFLYNDFGGACALSVMLLVLLSAFSAVYLRLTRSEGDDA, encoded by the coding sequence ATGAAGACCGCATCGAAGCCCCCCGCAGCGTTCCCTCCGGCCGCCGTCGGCGCGCCGGAGGTACCGCGGTCGGCCGGGCGCCGGCCCGGGGGACCGTGGCGCCGGCGCCTGGCCGACCAGTCCCGGGCCTACGCCTTCCTGATCGGCGGCGTGCTCTGCTTCGCGCTGTTCTCCTGGTACCCGGCGATCCGCGCGGTCGTGATCGCCTTCCAGAAGTACACACCGGGCAGCGGCGGCGAGTGGGTCGGCACCGCCAACTTCACCCGGGTCTTCCACGACCCGGAGTTCACCGCCGCCTGGCGCAACACCCTCACCTTCACGCTCCTCGCCCTGCTCATCGGCTTCGCCGTCCCCTTCGTGATGGCCCTGGTCCTCAACGAACTGCGGCACGCGAAGGCCTTCTTCCGCGTCGTGGTCTATCTGCCGGTGATGATCCCGCCGGTGGTCAGCGCCCTGCTGTGGAAGTGGTTCTACGATCCCGGAGCGGGCCTCGCCAACGAGACGCTGCGCTTTCTGCACCTGCCGACCTCGAACTGGTCCAACGGTGCCGACACCGCCCTCGTCTCCCTGGTGATCGTCGCCACCTGGGCCAACCTCGGCGGCACCGTCCTCATCTACCTCGCCGCGCTCCAGAGCATCCCCGGCGAGCTGTACGAGGCGGCCGAGCTGGACGGCGCGAGCCTCCTGCAGCGCGTCCGGCACGTGACGATCCCGCAGACCCGCTTCATCATCCTCATGCTGATGCTGCTGCAGATCATCGCCACCATGCAGGTCTTCACGGAACCGTTCGTGATCACCGGTGGCGGTCCCGAGGACAAGACCGTCACGGTGCTCTACCTGATCTACAAGTACGCCTTCCTCTACAACGACTTCGGCGGAGCCTGCGCGTTGAGCGTCATGCTGCTCGTCCTGCTCAGCGCCTTCTCCGCGGTGTACCTGAGGCTGACCCGCTCGGAAGGGGACGACGCATGA
- a CDS encoding carbohydrate ABC transporter permease yields MSTRTLVSPLTLARPRGKAVYWTVFSGVVLLFAVAFLFPVYWMVTGAMKSPDEVTRTPPTLVPDRWHLSGYTDAWDLMDLPTHLWNTVVQAAGAWLLQLVFCTAAAYALSKLKPAFGKVVLGGILATLMVPAQALVVPKYLTVADLPLIHTSLLNSPLGIWLPAVANAFNLYLLKRFFDQIPRDVLEAAEIDGAGKLRTLWSIVLPMSRPVLGVVSIFALVAVWQDFLWPLMVFSDTEKQPISVALVQLSQNIQLTVLIAAMVIASIPMVVMFLVFQRHIIAGISAGSTKG; encoded by the coding sequence ATGAGCACCCGCACCCTGGTCTCCCCGCTCACCCTGGCCCGCCCGCGCGGCAAGGCCGTCTACTGGACGGTCTTCAGCGGTGTCGTCCTGCTCTTCGCGGTGGCCTTCCTCTTCCCCGTCTACTGGATGGTGACCGGCGCCATGAAGTCGCCGGACGAGGTGACGCGCACGCCGCCGACCCTCGTACCCGACCGGTGGCACCTGAGCGGCTACACCGACGCGTGGGACCTGATGGACCTGCCCACGCACCTGTGGAACACGGTCGTCCAGGCAGCGGGCGCCTGGCTCCTCCAACTCGTCTTCTGCACCGCCGCCGCGTACGCCCTGTCCAAGCTGAAGCCCGCCTTCGGCAAGGTGGTCCTCGGCGGCATCCTCGCCACCCTGATGGTCCCCGCACAGGCGCTCGTGGTCCCGAAGTACCTGACCGTCGCGGACCTGCCCCTCATCCACACCAGTCTGCTGAACTCACCGCTCGGCATCTGGCTGCCGGCCGTCGCGAACGCCTTCAACCTCTATCTCCTCAAACGCTTCTTCGACCAGATCCCGCGTGACGTCCTGGAGGCCGCCGAGATCGACGGCGCCGGGAAACTGCGCACCCTGTGGTCGATCGTGCTGCCGATGTCCCGGCCCGTCCTCGGAGTCGTGTCGATCTTCGCCCTGGTCGCCGTCTGGCAGGACTTCCTGTGGCCGCTGATGGTGTTCTCCGACACCGAGAAGCAGCCCATCAGCGTGGCGCTCGTCCAGCTGTCGCAGAACATCCAACTGACCGTGCTCATCGCCGCGATGGTGATCGCGAGCATCCCCATGGTCGTGATGTTCCTGGTGTTCCAGCGGCACATCATCGCCGGGATCAGCGCGGGCAGCACCAAGGGCTGA
- a CDS encoding glycoside hydrolase family 13 protein: MGQPRPARNQSAWWRSAVIYQVYVRSFADGDGDGTGDLAGVRARLPYLAELGVDALWFNPWYRSPMADGGYDVADYRSIDPAFGTLAEAEKLIAEARELGIRTLVDIVPNHVSDQHPWFQAALAGGPERELFHFRPGRGEHGELPPNDWPSQFVGSAEPVWTRLPDGDWYLHLFTPEQPDLNWEHPAVRQEHEEILRFWFERGVAGVRIDSAALLAKDPDLPDYVEGRDPNPYVDRDELHDIYRSWRSVADAYDGIFVGEVWLPDSERFARYLRPDELHTAFNFSFLSCPWDAGRLRTSIDETLAEHAPVGAPATWVLCNHDVTRTVTRYGRTDTGFDFTAKAFGTPTDLTLGTRRARAAALLSLALPGAVYVYQGEELGLPEVELPLDSIQDPMYFRSGGTDPGRDGCRVPLPWDAEAPYAGFGGDPWLPQPADWPHYAADRQSEDPTSMLSLYRAALRVRRTEPGFGDGPLSWLPADEGVLAFARTDGLLCVVNLADRPVELPEHSELLLGSAPLDTDGFLPPDTAVWLRA; encoded by the coding sequence GTGGGACAGCCCCGCCCTGCCCGAAATCAGTCCGCGTGGTGGCGTTCAGCCGTCATCTACCAGGTGTACGTCCGCAGCTTCGCGGACGGCGACGGCGACGGCACCGGCGACCTCGCGGGTGTCCGCGCCAGACTGCCCTACCTCGCCGAACTCGGGGTGGACGCCCTGTGGTTCAACCCCTGGTACCGCTCACCCATGGCCGACGGCGGTTACGACGTCGCCGACTACCGCTCCATCGACCCGGCCTTCGGGACGCTCGCCGAGGCGGAGAAGCTCATCGCCGAGGCCAGGGAACTGGGCATCCGCACCCTCGTCGACATCGTGCCGAACCACGTGTCCGACCAGCATCCGTGGTTCCAGGCGGCCCTGGCGGGCGGCCCGGAGCGCGAGCTGTTCCATTTCCGCCCCGGACGTGGCGAGCACGGTGAACTCCCGCCCAACGACTGGCCGTCCCAGTTCGTCGGCTCCGCGGAACCGGTGTGGACCAGGCTGCCCGACGGCGACTGGTACCTCCACCTCTTCACCCCCGAACAGCCCGACCTCAACTGGGAGCATCCGGCCGTCCGCCAGGAGCACGAGGAGATCCTGCGCTTCTGGTTCGAGCGGGGGGTGGCGGGGGTCCGCATCGACTCGGCCGCCCTGCTCGCCAAGGATCCCGACCTGCCCGACTACGTCGAGGGCCGCGACCCGAACCCGTACGTCGACCGTGACGAACTCCATGACATCTACCGCTCGTGGCGGTCGGTCGCCGACGCCTACGACGGCATCTTCGTCGGCGAGGTCTGGCTCCCCGACAGCGAGCGCTTCGCCCGCTACCTGCGCCCGGACGAGCTGCACACCGCCTTCAACTTCAGTTTCCTGTCCTGCCCCTGGGACGCCGGACGGCTGCGCACCTCCATCGACGAGACCCTCGCCGAGCACGCACCCGTCGGAGCGCCCGCCACCTGGGTGCTGTGCAACCACGACGTGACACGCACGGTCACCCGTTACGGACGCACGGACACCGGCTTCGACTTCACGGCCAAGGCCTTCGGCACCCCCACCGACCTGACTCTCGGCACCCGCCGGGCGCGCGCCGCCGCCCTGCTCTCGCTCGCCCTGCCCGGTGCCGTCTACGTCTACCAGGGTGAGGAACTGGGGCTGCCCGAGGTGGAGTTGCCCCTCGACAGCATCCAGGACCCGATGTACTTCCGCTCCGGCGGCACGGACCCGGGCCGGGACGGCTGCCGCGTCCCGCTGCCCTGGGACGCCGAGGCCCCGTACGCCGGATTCGGCGGCGACCCCTGGCTGCCCCAGCCGGCCGACTGGCCCCACTACGCCGCCGACCGCCAGTCCGAGGACCCCACCTCGATGCTGAGCCTCTACCGCGCCGCGCTTCGTGTCCGCCGCACCGAACCGGGTTTCGGCGACGGCCCGCTCAGCTGGCTGCCCGCGGACGAGGGCGTGCTGGCCTTCGCCCGCACGGACGGTCTGCTCTGCGTCGTCAACCTGGCCGACCGACCGGTCGAGCTCCCCGAACACTCCGAACTCCTGCTCGGCAGCGCCCCGCTGGACACCGACGGATTCCTCCCACCGGACACGGCGGTGTGGCTGCGCGCCTGA
- a CDS encoding discoidin domain-containing protein, protein MHSRRTVRRMPLACAAAVALAAGMLGATTAHAAVAAAGASLPFTSVEAESATTTGTKVGPDYTQGTLASEASGRQAVSLSAGQRVEFTAPRAANAVNVSYSVPDGQSGTLDVYVNGTRISKTLAVTSKYSYVDTSWIAGAKQHHFFDNARLLLGQNVQAGDKIAFQATSTQVTVDVADFEQVAAAASRPAGSVSVTDKGADPSGQGDSTQAFRDAISAAQGGVVWIPPGDYRVTSSLSGVQNVTLQGAGGWYSVVHASRFIDQSNSSGGVHLKDFAVIGEVTERVDSNPDNFVNGSLGPGSSVSGMWIQHVKVGLWLTGNNDNLVVENNRILDTTADGLNLNGNAHGVRVSNNFLRNQGDDSLAMWSLNGADSNSSFESNTISQPNLANGIAIYGGTDISVRNNLVSDTNALGSGIAVSNQKFLDPFSPLAGTITVDGNTLVRTGAINPNWNHPMGALRVDSYDSAINATVNITNTTVTDSPYSAFEFVSGGGHGYPTSNINVTGATVKNTGTVVVQAETPGSARFSNVQATGVGSAGVYNCPYPSGSGSFTVADGGGNSGWSSTWSDCSAWPQPGQGNPPPDQNANLAKGRPATATGSQDVYTPGRAVDGDAGSYWESSNNAFPQAITVDLGSSQAVRRLVLKLPPSSAWGARTETLSVLGSTNGSAYSTVVGSQGYRFDPATGNTVTIALPAGTGLRYLRLNVTANTAWPAAQFSEVEAYLTS, encoded by the coding sequence ATGCACAGCAGGAGAACTGTCAGGCGCATGCCATTGGCGTGCGCCGCGGCCGTCGCCCTCGCCGCGGGCATGCTCGGCGCCACCACGGCCCACGCCGCGGTCGCCGCGGCGGGCGCGAGCCTCCCCTTCACCTCCGTCGAGGCCGAGTCCGCCACCACCACCGGCACGAAGGTCGGCCCCGACTACACGCAGGGCACTCTCGCCTCGGAAGCCTCCGGGCGGCAGGCCGTAAGTCTGTCGGCGGGCCAGCGCGTCGAGTTCACCGCCCCGCGCGCGGCCAACGCCGTGAACGTCTCCTACAGCGTCCCCGACGGCCAGTCCGGCACACTCGACGTGTACGTGAACGGCACGAGGATCTCCAAGACGCTCGCCGTGACCTCCAAGTACTCCTACGTGGACACGTCCTGGATCGCCGGCGCCAAGCAGCACCACTTCTTCGACAACGCCCGGCTGCTCCTCGGCCAGAACGTCCAGGCCGGCGACAAGATCGCCTTCCAGGCCACCTCGACCCAGGTCACCGTCGACGTGGCGGACTTCGAGCAGGTCGCCGCCGCCGCGTCCCGGCCGGCGGGGTCGGTGTCCGTCACCGACAAGGGCGCGGACCCCAGTGGCCAGGGCGACTCCACCCAGGCCTTCCGGGACGCGATCTCCGCCGCTCAGGGCGGCGTCGTGTGGATCCCGCCGGGCGACTACCGGGTGACGTCCTCGCTCAGCGGCGTCCAGAACGTGACCCTCCAGGGCGCCGGCGGCTGGTACTCCGTCGTCCACGCGTCCCGCTTCATCGACCAGAGCAACTCCTCGGGCGGCGTCCACCTCAAGGACTTCGCGGTCATCGGCGAGGTCACCGAACGCGTCGACTCCAACCCGGACAACTTCGTCAACGGCTCGCTCGGCCCGGGAAGTTCGGTCTCCGGGATGTGGATCCAGCACGTCAAGGTCGGCCTGTGGCTGACCGGCAACAACGACAACCTGGTGGTCGAGAACAACCGCATCCTCGACACCACCGCCGACGGCCTCAACCTCAACGGCAACGCGCACGGCGTCCGCGTCAGCAACAACTTCCTGCGCAACCAGGGCGACGACTCGCTCGCCATGTGGTCACTGAACGGCGCGGACAGCAACTCCAGCTTCGAGAGCAACACCATCTCGCAGCCGAACCTCGCCAACGGCATCGCGATCTACGGCGGCACGGACATCAGCGTCAGGAACAACCTGGTCTCCGACACCAACGCGCTGGGCAGCGGCATCGCCGTCTCCAACCAGAAGTTCCTCGACCCCTTCTCCCCGCTGGCCGGCACGATCACCGTCGACGGCAACACGCTCGTGCGCACCGGGGCGATCAACCCCAACTGGAACCACCCGATGGGCGCGCTGCGCGTCGACTCCTACGACAGCGCGATCAACGCCACCGTCAACATCACCAACACGACGGTCACCGACAGCCCGTACAGCGCCTTCGAGTTCGTCTCGGGAGGCGGTCACGGCTACCCCACGAGCAACATCAACGTGACCGGGGCGACCGTGAAGAACACCGGGACGGTCGTCGTCCAGGCCGAGACACCCGGCTCGGCGAGGTTCAGCAACGTCCAGGCCACCGGCGTCGGCTCGGCCGGTGTCTACAACTGCCCGTACCCGAGCGGCTCGGGCAGCTTCACCGTCGCCGACGGCGGCGGCAACTCCGGCTGGAGCAGCACCTGGTCGGACTGCTCGGCCTGGCCGCAGCCCGGCCAGGGCAACCCGCCCCCGGACCAGAACGCCAATCTGGCCAAGGGCCGCCCGGCCACCGCCACCGGCTCCCAGGACGTCTACACGCCGGGCAGGGCCGTCGACGGCGACGCGGGCAGCTACTGGGAGTCCAGCAACAACGCCTTCCCGCAGGCCATCACGGTGGACCTCGGCTCCTCGCAGGCGGTCCGCCGGCTCGTCCTGAAGCTGCCGCCGTCCTCGGCGTGGGGCGCGCGCACCGAGACCCTGTCCGTGCTGGGCAGCACCAACGGCTCCGCCTACTCCACGGTGGTCGGTTCACAGGGCTACCGCTTCGACCCGGCGACCGGAAACACCGTGACGATCGCCCTGCCGGCCGGTACCGGCCTGCGCTACCTGCGGCTCAACGTCACCGCCAACACCGCCTGGCCGGCGGCCCAGTTCAGCGAAGTGGAGGCGTATCTGACCTCGTGA
- a CDS encoding ABC transporter ATP-binding protein, whose amino-acid sequence MHASLVVTGLRKVYEGSGRRVEAVRDLTFTVDTGELVCLVGPSGCGKTTLLKCVGGLLTPTAGEVRLAGRPVSGPPPGMAFVFQEYGRSLFPWMRVGENVELPLKQKKLSRLRRHELVADALESVGLSDAVGAYPWQLSGGMQQRVAIARALAYEPEVLLMDEPFAAVDAQTRADLEDLVRRLWRQRGMTVLFVTHDIDEAVYLGERVLILSASPTVVREQLKVDLPEERDQLHTRVAPRFAELRTQVYEQIQAAKRGAEVTRSDTPPLR is encoded by the coding sequence ATGCACGCGTCTTTGGTCGTCACCGGCCTGCGGAAGGTCTACGAGGGGTCGGGACGCCGCGTGGAGGCGGTCCGCGACCTCACCTTCACCGTGGACACGGGTGAACTGGTCTGTCTGGTGGGCCCGTCGGGCTGCGGAAAGACCACGTTGCTCAAGTGCGTGGGCGGGCTCCTCACGCCGACGGCGGGCGAGGTACGGCTCGCCGGACGTCCGGTCAGCGGGCCGCCGCCCGGCATGGCGTTCGTGTTCCAGGAGTACGGGCGCAGCCTCTTCCCCTGGATGCGGGTCGGAGAGAACGTCGAACTCCCGCTGAAGCAGAAGAAGCTGAGCAGGCTCCGGCGGCACGAGCTGGTCGCCGACGCGCTGGAGTCCGTCGGTCTGTCCGACGCCGTGGGGGCCTATCCGTGGCAGCTGTCCGGCGGGATGCAGCAGCGGGTCGCGATCGCGCGGGCGCTGGCGTACGAGCCCGAGGTCCTGCTGATGGACGAGCCGTTCGCGGCGGTCGACGCGCAGACCCGCGCCGATCTGGAGGACCTGGTGCGCCGGCTGTGGCGGCAGCGCGGGATGACCGTCCTGTTCGTGACCCACGACATCGACGAGGCGGTCTACCTGGGCGAGCGGGTCCTGATCCTCTCCGCCTCCCCCACCGTCGTACGGGAGCAGCTGAAGGTCGACCTGCCCGAGGAGCGGGACCAGTTGCACACCCGGGTGGCCCCGCGCTTCGCCGAGTTGCGGACCCAGGTGTACGAGCAGATCCAGGCGGCGAAGCGCGGGGCGGAGGTCACGAGGTCAGATACGCCTCCACTTCGCTGA
- a CDS encoding ABC transporter permease → MTGLPSGRTRPNAWNSLLPRVLFVVALPALLVAGWWLASDGSTDVYWPPLRTILRTFPDVWTGDRLRADLVPSVLRLLGGYAAAAVVGVLLGVVIGSYRRVRAFCEPVLEFLRAVPPPVLVPVIMLFAGIGDTMKVVVIASGCVWPVLLNTVEGVRAVDSVMAETARSYGVTGAARLRHVVLRAASPQIFAGLRQALSIGIILMVISEMFAATNGLGFTIVQFQRGFAIPDMWTGILVLGLLGLLLSVVFQFVERRVLGWYHGLRDSSRRSP, encoded by the coding sequence GTGACGGGCCTCCCGTCCGGCCGGACGAGGCCGAACGCCTGGAACTCCCTCCTGCCGCGCGTGCTGTTCGTCGTGGCGCTCCCCGCGCTTCTGGTCGCCGGCTGGTGGCTCGCCTCGGACGGCAGCACCGACGTCTACTGGCCACCGCTGCGCACGATCCTCAGGACCTTCCCGGACGTCTGGACGGGCGACCGGCTCCGCGCCGACCTGGTGCCCAGCGTGCTGCGGCTGCTCGGCGGATACGCGGCAGCGGCCGTCGTAGGGGTCCTGCTGGGCGTGGTCATCGGCTCGTACCGGCGGGTGCGGGCGTTCTGCGAGCCGGTCCTGGAGTTCCTGCGCGCGGTGCCGCCGCCCGTCCTCGTGCCGGTCATCATGCTGTTCGCGGGCATCGGGGACACGATGAAGGTCGTCGTGATCGCGAGCGGCTGCGTCTGGCCGGTCCTGCTCAACACGGTCGAGGGAGTGCGGGCCGTCGACTCCGTCATGGCCGAGACGGCGCGTTCGTACGGCGTCACGGGCGCCGCCCGGCTGCGGCACGTGGTCCTGCGGGCGGCGAGCCCGCAGATCTTCGCGGGCCTGCGCCAGGCGCTGTCCATCGGCATCATCCTGATGGTCATCAGCGAGATGTTCGCGGCCACCAACGGCCTCGGCTTCACCATCGTGCAGTTCCAGCGCGGCTTCGCGATCCCCGACATGTGGACCGGGATCCTCGTCCTGGGCCTGCTCGGCCTTCTCCTCTCGGTCGTCTTCCAGTTCGTGGAGCGCCGGGTGCTCGGCTGGTACCACGGACTCCGGGACTCCTCCCGGCGGTCCCCGTGA
- a CDS encoding ABC transporter permease produces the protein MRGANAALGTAGLAAFLALGEAAPRLGLVKAAYFPPTSRIADALGQEATDGAFWTALGDTLTGWALGLVTAVVAGVVVGLVVSVVPYLREATASTIEFLRPIPSVALIPLAVLLYGTELRSVLLLVVYASFWQILVQVLYGVRDVDPVAEETARSYGLGPWARTRHVLWPTALPYVMTGVRLAAAVALILAVTAELVIGAPGLGARIAVAQSSQAVPDLYALVVVTGLLGLLINVGARAVERRALAWHQSVRGEVAV, from the coding sequence GTGAGGGGTGCGAACGCGGCGCTCGGTACGGCCGGGCTCGCGGCCTTCCTCGCCCTGGGCGAGGCGGCGCCGCGGCTCGGCCTCGTCAAGGCGGCCTACTTCCCGCCGACCAGCCGCATCGCCGACGCGCTCGGGCAGGAGGCCACCGACGGCGCCTTCTGGACGGCCCTCGGCGACACCCTCACCGGCTGGGCGCTGGGGCTGGTGACCGCGGTCGTCGCCGGCGTCGTCGTGGGACTGGTCGTCTCGGTCGTGCCGTACCTGCGCGAGGCCACGGCCTCCACGATCGAGTTCCTGCGCCCGATCCCCTCCGTCGCGCTGATCCCCCTCGCCGTCCTCCTCTACGGCACCGAACTGCGCTCGGTCCTCCTCCTCGTCGTGTACGCCTCCTTCTGGCAGATCCTCGTCCAGGTCCTCTACGGCGTCCGCGACGTCGACCCGGTGGCGGAGGAGACGGCACGCTCGTACGGCCTCGGCCCCTGGGCACGCACCCGGCACGTCCTGTGGCCCACCGCGCTCCCCTACGTCATGACGGGTGTCAGGCTGGCGGCCGCGGTCGCCCTCATCCTCGCCGTGACGGCCGAACTCGTCATCGGGGCACCGGGGTTGGGTGCGCGCATCGCGGTCGCCCAGTCCTCGCAGGCCGTCCCGGACCTGTACGCGCTGGTGGTGGTCACCGGCCTGCTCGGGCTGCTGATCAACGTGGGTGCCCGCGCGGTGGAACGACGGGCCCTGGCCTGGCACCAGTCGGTGCGCGGGGAGGTGGCGGTGTGA
- a CDS encoding ABC transporter substrate-binding protein: MRRLLAGLAVGTFLVTASACGSSDDSGTSDKGASSGGTTTVKVGIIPIVDVAPLYLGRQKGFYGKRGLKLSMTTAQGGAAIVPGVVSGQFQFGFSNMTSLMIARSQNVPVKAVANGAASTGLTGKDFGAITVKKGSALTSAKDLEGKKVAVNTLKNINETAVRESVRKAGGDPSRVKFVELAFDQMPAALDSGQIDAAMVVEPALATVRSQGGTEIASSLVDVAKDLTVAMYFTSTQYEQKNPDVVKRFQEATAESLAYADAHPDEVRSVVTSYTKIPAAVLAKVTLPKWPAEPNRASIEALEKLGEQDGLFKSAPDLDELLP, from the coding sequence ATGCGTCGTCTGCTCGCCGGTCTCGCGGTCGGAACCTTCCTGGTCACCGCGTCGGCCTGTGGCTCGTCCGACGACTCCGGAACGTCGGACAAGGGCGCGTCGTCCGGCGGTACCACCACGGTCAAGGTCGGGATCATCCCCATCGTCGATGTCGCACCGCTCTACCTTGGCCGGCAGAAGGGCTTCTACGGCAAACGCGGTCTGAAGCTCTCCATGACGACCGCGCAGGGCGGCGCCGCGATCGTCCCGGGCGTCGTCAGCGGCCAGTTCCAGTTCGGCTTCTCCAACATGACCTCGCTGATGATCGCCCGGAGCCAGAACGTGCCGGTGAAGGCGGTGGCCAACGGTGCCGCCTCAACGGGCCTGACGGGCAAGGACTTCGGCGCCATCACGGTGAAGAAGGGCAGTGCCCTCACATCGGCGAAGGACCTGGAGGGGAAGAAAGTCGCCGTCAACACGCTGAAGAACATCAACGAGACAGCGGTGCGCGAGTCGGTGCGCAAGGCGGGCGGCGACCCCTCCAGGGTGAAGTTCGTCGAGCTGGCCTTCGACCAGATGCCCGCCGCCCTGGACAGCGGCCAGATCGACGCGGCGATGGTGGTCGAGCCCGCGCTCGCCACCGTCAGGAGCCAGGGCGGCACGGAGATCGCCTCGTCCCTGGTCGACGTCGCCAAGGACCTCACCGTGGCGATGTACTTCACGTCCACCCAGTACGAACAGAAGAACCCCGATGTGGTGAAGAGGTTCCAGGAGGCCACCGCGGAGTCTCTCGCCTACGCCGACGCCCACCCTGACGAGGTCCGCTCCGTCGTCACCTCGTACACGAAGATCCCCGCCGCGGTCCTCGCGAAGGTGACCCTGCCGAAGTGGCCGGCCGAGCCGAACCGCGCGTCGATCGAGGCGCTGGAGAAACTGGGCGAGCAGGACGGGCTCTTCAAGTCGGCCCCCGATCTCGACGAACTGCTGCCGTGA